One bacterium genomic window, TCTGACGCCGGGGCCGCCGTCCATCATGCCTATTCCCACAGGCCACTCTTGCGGGAACAGGAAATTCGGCGAACGGCGGCGGAGCGCAATCGAACGGCGGCTTCGCGAAACAGACTGCCCGATCTCAGCGTGGCTCTGGGACAGAAGAAAGTGGTTGACGGCCCGGAGGGCTTCGTCTGGGAAGTCGCGCTGGAGCTTCCGCTTTTCCATCAGCGGCGGAGCGCGACGACTCTGGCCCGCGATCAGGCCGGAAACGCGGCTACCCTCTACGAGTCCAGCAAGCGTACCGTCGAGCAGGACGTCCGATCGGCCTACGCACAATGGCAAGCACTGACACGCTTCGGTAGCGAACATTTGCACGGCGTCGGACAGCGGGCGCAGGCGAATCTGAAACTGGCCGTGTCCCTGTATCTGAACGGCGAAAGCGGCAGCCTGGATCTGGTGGATGCGTTGCGCACCGGTATTGACGCATTGACCGCTGCGCACGAACTGGAACTCGGCCGGACACGGGCCGCACTCCATCTGCGTCTGGCAACCGGTTTACCTCTTCTGGAGAACTAATCCGATGAAACACATTTTTTCAATTCTTTCCTTGCTGATCGGTCTGGCGATGCTTATCGGTTGCGGTCACAAGGATCCATCACACGCCGAAGCCGAGCAGGGCCATGATCATGTTTGCGGAATGGCGGTTACGGAGTGGCAGGACAGTCTGGAGCTGTTCGCCGAGTGGCCGCACTTCGTTGCGGGAGAGTCGTCCGAGGCCGTTTTGCATTTCACCGATCTGCGCACGTTTGAACCGGCCACCGACGGGCCGCTGACGGTAAACTGGAAGCGGAACAATCAAGTCATCAAGAGCGACCGAGCAGACAGGGTAGCGCGCACGGGGATTTTCCTGATGTCGCTGACTCCGCCGCCATCAGGTTCCTATGATCTGGAGTTCGTTTTGGCGGGCCGGGACATGGCAGGGACAGTGGTGGTTTTCGACGTGACGGTGTATCCCAATTAAGCTGCCGTACCGCACGAAGAGGAAGCGGAGCACCCGGACGAAATTTCTTTTCTCAAGGAACAGCAGTGGAAGTTGAAAACGAAAACGGTCGTGGTCGAGCGGCGGATGCTGCACGACAATTTGCGCGCTCCCGGTGAATTGAAACCGGCGGGAGATCGCGCATCCGAAGTGTTCGCGCCGTTTGCCGGAGTGTTGATGCCGGATCCAAGCTCGGGAGCCGTGCGGCACGGGCAGCAAGTCACGAAGGACCAGCCGCTGGCGATGATCGCGCCCTCGCCCAGTGCGGAGAACAGTTGGTATGAGCTGGTCTCCCAATATCGTCTGGCTAAGCTGGAGCAGGAACGGGTGACGAAACTTGCCGCCGAAGGAGCGGTGTCGAACCGACGATTGGAGGAAGCCCGGCAGAGTCTTCTCGCGCGGCAGGCGCAGCTTCAGGCCGCGCTGGGCGGCGGGGAACTCTCCGATCTTGATCTGGAGAATTCTCGTTTCATCGTGCGCGCTCCGCGAACGGGAGTAATTGCCCATCATCTGATCACGTACAGCTCATTTGTTCCCGCCGGAGAAGCGCTTTTTCGAGTAGTGGATCCGAGCGTAGTGTGGTTGGAGATATACGTTGCGGCGGCCGATGCCCCCAAGGTTCGGAACGTGAGCCAAGCGTATTTCACGGTGAGCGGATCGGAGAGACTCTACTCCACGGCAGAGCTGGGTGGAAAGGTGGTGGCGGCAGGAAGCGTGCTTGATCCGGAAACGCGACGTCTGCCGGTGATTTTCGAACTACCGAATCCGGATTTGCAGTTGAGTCCCGGAACCGTCGTGCAGGTGCACTTGCGAACGCAGAGCGGACGCGAGGCAATGGCGATTCCGCGCAGCGCAATCGTGGACGATGACGGCACACCCGCCGCGTTTGTGCAGGTGTCGGGCGAGACGTTTGCGCGGCGTCTCCTGAAGACGGGGATTGTGGACGGGGATTACGTGGAAGTGCTTTCGGGCCTTACGGAAGGCGAGCGGGTGGTGAGTGAAGGTGCATACAAGGTCAAGCTTGCGTCACTGGGCGCGAGTGACGCGATCGGTCACGGACACGCCCATTAAGGAGAAGCCATGTTCAACTGGATGATACAGAAATCGCTGGAAAAGCGATTCCACGTCGTGCTGGCTTCGTTCGTGATTCTGGCGGCCGGCATCTATGTAGCCTATCAAGCTCCGATTGACATTTTTCCGGAGCTGACGACTCCGATGGTTACGATCATGGCCGACGTGCATGGTCTGGCTCCCGAAGAGATCGAGAGTCTGGTGGCCTTTCCCATTGAATCGGCGATGAATGGAGCAACGGACGTACGGCGCGTTCGCTCTTCGATTACGATGGGAATGGCCTTCATCTGGGTGGAATTCGACTGGGGAACGGACATTCTCGAAGCCCGGCAGGTGGTGACGGAGCGTCTGCAATCGGTCTCGGGTTCATTGCCGCCGCACATGGATCCGCCGGTGCTGGCGCCGATCGCCTCGCTGATGGGCGAGATTCTGCTAGTCACCGTGACCAGCGATTCGCTTTCGCCCATTGACCTGCGATCCTACACGGACAACGTGCTGCGGCGTCGTCTGCTGGCGATTCCCGGCGTGGCGCAGGTGGTGCCGGTGGGGATGCAGGTCAAACAGTATCAGGTCATCGCGCGACCGGAACTGCTGCTGGCCTATCGGGTTTCGCTCGAGGAATTGCAGCAGACTCTGGCGCTGGCCAGCGAAAACACAACCGGTGGTCTGGTTGTATCGGGCGGGAACGAATACCTGATACGCGGGATCGGGCGGGCAACGACGACTGACGAACTGAAGCGAACGGTGGTGGCGGTGCGCGACGGGAGTCCGATTCTGGTCGAGCATCTGGCGGACGTGCAGATCGGCGGCAGCATTCCGCTGGGAACGGCCTCCGTCAACCGCAAGGACGCCGTCATCCTGTCGGTGCAGAAGCAGCCGCAGGCCAACACTATGGAACTGACAGAGAGAATTGACCGCGCGCTGACCGAACTCGGGGAGCTGGCTCCCGCCGACGTGAGAATTCGATCGGACATATTCCGTCAGTCGGCGTTCATTGAGGTGGCGATCGGCAACGTCCTGCAAGCGTTGCGGGACGGAGCGGCACTGGTCATCATCATTCTGCTGCTGTTTCTGGCGAATCTGCGCGCGACCTTCATCAGCCTGCTGGCGATTCCGCTGTCGCTGGTGATCGCGATTTTCGTGCTCAGTTTCATGGGCAGCACCATCAATACCATGACGCTGGGCGGTCTTGCCATCGCCATCGGGCTGCTGGTGGATGACGCGATCATTGACGTGGAGAACGTCTACCGGAGACTTCGGGAATCGCTACGGAAGCCGGCGGGAGAGCGGCGCGGACTCGCGCGCATCATCTACGACGCATCGGTAGAGGTGAGAAAGCCGATTGTGATGGCGACGTTCATCATCATCGCCGTATTCGTTCCGCTATTCTTTCTATCGGGAATCGAGGGCCGGTTGTTGCGGCCGCTGGGCGTAGCGTTCGTGGTCTCGATTCTCGCTTCGCTGTTGGTGGCGGTGACGGTGGTGCCCGCGCTGAGTTACTACCTGCTGGCCAAGATCAGTCCGAAACAAATCGAGCATGATTCGTGGCTGGTGCGGCGGCTCAAGACCGGGTATTTGCCCGCTCTTCAGTTTGCGTTGCAGCGCAACCGGGTGATTCCCGTTGTGGCATTACTGCTGCTGCTTTTAGCGCTGGGTACATATGCCGGTTTCGGACACGCGTTTCTTCCCGAATTCAACGAGGGATCGCTCACCGTCATCGCCGCCACTCCGCCGGGAACGTCGCTGAGCGAATCCTCAGAGATCGGACGGATGATCGAGGAGATCGTTTTGGAACACCCGGCCGTGGTGGGTGTGGCTCGAAGAACGGGCCGGGGGGAGATAGACGAACATGCGCTCAGTTCAAACGGAACGGAGATGGAAGCGAAGCTGCGACTGGACGGCTTTCGCAAGGAGGAAGTGCTGCGCGATCTGCGGGAACGATTGGCGCTGGTGCCGGGAACGTTCATCAGCGTCGGTCAGCCGATCTCGCACCGCATTGACCATATGCTGAGCGGGACGCAGGCGGCGCTGGCGGTGAAGATCTTCGGAGAGAATTTATCCGAACTGCGGCGGGTTGCGCAAGAGGTGAAGGCACAGATGGAGACGGTGGAAGGTGTCGTGGATCTCTCGGTGGAACCACAGACGGAGGTTCCGCAGATTCACATCAAGATGAACCGGGAAGCGATGGCGCAATACGGCGTGCGAGCGGCGGAGCTGGCGGAAGGCATCGAAACCGCCTTCGGCGGCCAGACGGTCGGGCAGATTCTGGAAGGACAGTTCGCTTATGATCTGGTTCTCCGTTTGTCGGATGAAGCGCGTGCGGACACGGTGAGTCTGGCCCGCACTCCCTTCCACACGCCGACCGGACACTTCGTGCCGCTTGGTGAGCTGGCTTCCGTCTATCGCGCGACCGGGCCGAACATGATCAGCCGGGAGAACGTGAACCGGAAAATCGTGGTGCAGGCCAACATCGCGGGGCGGGACATCGGGAGCGTGGTGGAAGACGTTCGCGAACGAGTGAAGAACAACGTCGTGCTGCCGCAGGGCTACTATGTGTCATACGGCGGTCAATTCGAAAGCGCTCGCTCGGCCGGTCGGACGATTGTTTTTCTTTCGGCGCTGGCGATTCTGGCCATACTCATTCTGCTGTTCTCCGAATTCGGGAACTTCCGGGACGCGCTCTTGGTGATGGTGAATCTGCCGCTGGCACTGATCGGCGGGGTGTTTGCCATTGCGTTGACGGGCGGCGTGGTCTCGATTGCCTCGCTGGTCGGCTTCGTCACGTTGTTCGGCATCGCGGCCCGCAACGGCATCCTGTTGATCGCGCACTACCATCAACTGATGGAAGTGGACGGACTCCCTCTGCGGGACGCCATCGTGCGGGGTAGTATGGAGCGGATGAGTCCGATCCTGATGACCGCGTTATGTGCCGGTCTGGCGCTGATTCCGCTGGCGTTTGGCGGCGGTCAGCCGGGAAAAGAAATCGAGACGCCGATGGCGATTGTGATCCTGGGCGGGCTGCTCAGTTCGACCGCGCTGAACATGGTGGTGCTGCCCGCTTTGTACTTGCGTTTCGGTCGCCTGAGACCGCCCAACCCAGACAACTGATCAGACACGCGAGCCGGTCAAGTTAATCGGCTCGCTTCTTTTGAATTGGCGGCCAGAGTTGGCCGGGAAACTCGCACGCTATCCGCCGTGCGGCCCGAGTTGAAATGGAATCGTTCCGGCAGTCAAGTCGTTCACGAAGAGGCGGTTACGGATGTCGCGGGATCGGCTCGCCATTTTTTCGGCGGCAGCAGCTTGCCCACCGGTTTCCACTTCCTGCACGTAGAAGCGGAGGCGGTTCAACATACGCACAAGCTGCTGGTCATGCGGTAGATTTGTTGTTGCGGATTTCGTAGATTGGGGAAGGTGGTGCTGCTGAGATGATTGTGGATCGCGGGCGCATCGCCATGCGCCCCTACGGGTCCGGGTGGGTTGCGCTTCCCTTAATCCGCCCCCGTGGTTTGGGTGTTTCGTAGGCGCGCACGGCAGTGCGGCGCTACCGTGATCGTGGACCCGATGAATCGTGTCACTACCGTTTTCGGATTTTTGATATGACCCCCCTTGATCCCCTCGCAAGCGGAGGGAGAACAAACTATGAAACGACTTTTTTTGATTGACGGGTCGGCGCAGATGTACCGGGCGCATTTCGCGTTTATTCGCAGTCCGCTGCGGACGAGCAAGGGCGAGATCACGTCGGCCGTGTATGGATTCCTGACCATGCTGTGGAACCTCCTTGAAAAGGAGAATCCCAGCCATCTGGCCATCGTGTTCGACACGCCCGAGCCGACCTTCCGGCACAAAGCTTTTCCCGAGTACAAAGCCACGCGGCAAAAAATGCCGGATGAGCTGGTGGATCAGATCGGAAGACTCCATCAGGTTCTCGAAGCGACCGGACTCTCGATTCTGGCGAGACCGGGTTGGGAAGCCGACGACGTCATCGGAACCCTTGCCTCGCGAGCCGAGGCCGAGGGATACGAAGTGGCAATGGTCACGGGAGACAAGGATTTTCAGCAGCTCGTGACCGACAAGGTGCGGATGTACAATCCGAAGTCCGATGGCTTGATCGTGCTCGGACCCCAGGAAGTGGAAGAGAGCTTTGGCGTCCCCCCCAACAAAGTTGTGGACGTGCTGGCATTGACCGGCGACACATCGGACAACGTGCCGGGGGCAGAGGGGATCGGACCCAAGACCGCGGTCAAACTCATCGGCGAGTATGGATCACTTGAAAAAGTCCTGGAAGCCGCGCCCACGATGAAGAAATCGCGGATGCAGGAAGCCTTGATTCGCGACCGCGAACAGGTGCTATTATCGCGCGAGCTGGTGACGATTGACCGGAACGCTCCGGTGGAATTCGAGCCGGACAAGCTGCGCGTGCCGCCGATCTATAATCCCGAACTGGACCGGCTGCTGGTGGACCTGGAACTTTTCGGCCTCCTCGAAAAGATTCGCGCGAAGTACGGCCAGCCGACCCGGAAGGCGGAGAAGAAGGCCGAGCGGGACTATCGAACGATCACCGAGGCGGCGGAACTGCGGAAGCTGGCCGGGAAATGGAAACGCGAAAAACCACTTCTCTCGATAGATACCGAAACGACCTCGAGGGATCCGATGCTGGCGGAACTGGTGGGAGCCAGCTTCAGCGAGACGGAGGGCGAGGCCTTCTACGTTTCTCTGGAACATCTGGAGGGCGAAGCGGAGCCGGGCCGCGAGTTCGTGAGGTTCGGGGAAAGAATCACGGACGGTGTGACGGTCTTTCTTTCCATCATGGCCGAGGTGTATGAGAATCCCGACATCCCCAAAACCGGCCAGAACGTCAAATATGATATGGTGGTATTGCGGACGTATGGTGTGGAAGTAAGAGGCATCGAATTCGACACGATCATCGCGGCCTACCTGCTCAATCCGGGGGACCGCTCGCTGAGCATTGACAACCTCTCGCGCGAATACCTGAAGCTGCCGAAGATTCCGACCAGTGATCTGATTGGGAGCGGCAAGAGTCAGCTTTCCATGCGCGAGGTGGACTTCGAGCGGGTCAGCGAATATGCCTGCGAGGACGCCGATTATGCACTTCGATTGACCGCCGTACTGAAGCCGCTCGTGGCCGATCAGAAGGACGTGTTCGAGGAGATCGAGATACCGCTCATTCCGGTTCTGGCGGATATGGAGCGGGCGGGCATCCGGCTCGATACGGATCTATTGGCTCAAATGAGCAAAGAGCTCGACCGCGATTTGGGCAGAATCGAGGAGGCATGTTACCGATTGGCCGGAGAGAATTTCAATCTGAACTCGCCCAAGCAACTGGCGGTGATCCTGTTCGATAAGCTCAAGCTGCCCGTCCAGAAGAAAACCAAGACCGGTCCGTCCACCGACGTAGACACTTTGACGGCTCTCGCTCCAATGCACGAATTGCCCACCAAACTGCTCGAATATCGCATGCTGGCCAAGCTCAAGGGTACTTACGTGGATGCCCTGCCCGTCCTCGTGCATCCGCAGACGGGCCGCGTTCACACCACGTTCAGCCAAACGACGGCCGCCACCGGACGCCTCTCTTCGGCCAATCCGAACCTGCAAAACATCACGATTCGCACCGAGGTCGGGCGGCGGATCCGCGAGGCGTTCGTGGCCGGAGATCCCGATGGACTCATCGTGTCGGCCGATTACAGCCAGATCGAGCTTCGCATTATGGCCCATCTGTCCGGTGATGAACGGCTCGTGAACGCGTTTGCGCGGGGGGGGGACATTCATACGGAAACGGCGGCGCTGATCTTCAATGTTGCGGTGGAGGACGTGCTTCCCGACATGCGACGGGCGGCCAAGACGGTCAATTTCGGGATCATCTACGGTCAAACCGACTTCGGCCTGGCGCAGGAGCTGGGCATTCCCCGCCACGAAGCCCACACGTTCCGCGAGAACTATTTCAAGCTCTATCCGGGAGTGGCCAAGTTCATGAAGACCACTATCGAAGAATGCCGTGAGCGAGGATACGTCGAGACCCTGCTCGGCCGCCGCCGCAACATCCCGGACATCCAAGCCGGCAACCGGCAGATACGCGAATTCGCCGAGCGAACCGCCATCAACACACCGGTTCAAGGCAGCGCCGCCGACATGATTAAGCTGGCCATGATCGCGGTTCATCGCCGTTTGAGAACGGAAGACTTTGCCGCCCGCATGGTACTTCAGGTTCATGACGAGCTGTTGTTCGAAGCTCCGGCCGGTGAGATCGAACGGTTGCAGGCCATGGTGGCGGAAGAAATGCAGAATTCGTTGCCGATCGGTGTCCCGATTGTGGTCGAAGTTGGATCGGGGAGCAACTGGCTTTTGGCTCATGCATGACTTTTTTGTGAAAAGCACTTGCATTTTTATAATCAGTGTTATATATTTCCAGCGTTTGCTTGGATCGTGTCCAATGCGAACACATGAACCGATCTTTGACGATGCAGCGACTTTGGTTTGCCGAATCACGTTCATGCGGTGAAACCGATCACCAGACAACCGCCGGATAGTCATCGCGAACCGTCGGGCGCTTGCCGATGCGCGAGCCACCACGAACGGAAATGAGATGAGAATCTCGCTCGCATTGCGAGTTTGAGTTCTCGAGCGAGCGTGGTGATCGGAAAAAAGTAGCCGATGGCGGATCGTGCAAGTGCGGTTGGAGAGATGATCTCACGCGCACTGAGCGGTGCTGAAGCGAATGCGAAAGCCGCTTGCTCCGCAGCACTGGGAATCCGCCGGGCGACCCGTCGAACTCGCCTTATTTCGGGGAGTTAGGTTGAGATGCGGAATACGGTGTGGCGTAGATCGGCAGGCTGCTTCAGGGCGGTAAGCTGATAATTTTCTACTGTATTCGCGCTGAATCGGCCCGAAAGTTGCTGCACGATTGTTCCGTGAATTGATCATCGGCAGTGAGCCGCATGATCGGCTGTTCGAGAACGTGAGCTTGAGCCTTCGGTGGAAGGCTTGCCGATAGAGATGAAGGTCGTCGGACATGATCCGGCGGCCACCGGATTCCGACTTCGCCGCACGAACTCGGTTCCCGGCAGGTGCAGCGGTTCGCGCCGAGGGTAGCGCAAACCAGGCGCCCATCACCCAGAACGTTCCCGAACAGAATCCTGCCCTCAGTTCAGTTACAGGAGAATGACATGAAGAAAGCGACCGCGAAGAAGGCCACGAAGAAGAAGGCCACCGCGAAGAAAGCGACCGCCAAGAAGGCCACGAAGAAGAAAGCCACCGCCAAGAAGGCGGCTCCGAAGCGTCGCAAGAAGAAAGCAACCGTCAAGAAGGCGGCCCCGAAGCGTCGCAAGAAGAAAGCGACCGTCAAGAAGGCCGCCCCGAAGCGTCGCAAGAAGGCCACCAAGAAGAAAGCGACCGTCAAGAAGGCCGCCCCGAAGCGTCGCAAGAAGGCCACCAAGAAGAAAGCGACCGTCAAGAAGGCCGCTCCGAAGCGTCGTAAGAAGGCCACCAAGAAGAAAGCGACCGTCAGGAAGGCCGCTCCGAAGCGTCGTAAGAAAGTGGCGAAGAAGGCAACCGTCAAGAAAGCAACCGTCAGGAAGGCCGCTCCGAAGCGCCGCAAGAGGGTTGTGAAGAAGGCCGCGCCGGTGGCGATGTAAGATTCGTCGCTCGCTTTATTCGGCTAATCGCCTGCCGGCCCGTGTGTCAACGCGAGCCGGCTTTTGTTTATGGCGGCGATTGTGGGGCTTTGCGCCCGTCGGGGCTTGCAACCGACGATTCTGTTTCTCATATTTAAGGACGTTCATTCACTACTCCAAGGTTTACCATGCCGTCCTGTCGTACCCTCTTTCGCGAGTTGAATTCCCGGCCCGACGCCGACCGCACGCTGGCACTTCTCAAGGATCTGGCCCTGCAGTCCCTTGCGCCGGAAGAACTCGGTGAGTTCCACGAGCAAGTTCTCTTTTCCAAGGCCTACCCGCGCTCACCCGAGATCCATAATTTTTGTACTCGGGAACTGCGCTGGTTCGCCGCGCGGATGGCCGGACTGGAGGACGAAGACCAGTGCGAGTTTGATCAGACCGGGATCGTCGGCACGCGTATCTTCTATCCCTACGATTTCGAGACCGCCCGCTGGCTGCAGGCGCGGCTCAAAGAGCGGATTGACGTGGACTGGGAGGCCTACGGCGAACGCGACCATGACCCGCTGGGCGGACTTCTCCCCCATCTGACCACACGCGCCGAGGCCGACGCGCTGGACGATGAGTCGGCCTCAACGCCGGAGTTCATACGGGCCGCTTGTGCGGGCAATGGGACGTCTCTGGCCTGGATTCTGGATGGTTTTGCGCGGGCCTATCCGGCCGGAATTCGCGAACATTTGTACAACTCGATGCAGCTCTCGCTGACGGTCGAACTGGATCGGCGGGGTCCGTCGCGGACGCTGCTCGATGACGGACGACCGGATGAGCTGTTCATTTGGGACCCGCTGGCCGCACGACAAAAATTCGATTTGGTTGCCGAAGTCAAGCGTCCGCTGCATATCCCGCCGCCCGTCGGGAGCAAACGGGGACGGGAGCTTCTGAATCTCGCTTTCGGTACTCTCCTGCCACGGCTGCGCGAGCTCTATCCGCTGACTCATGCGAACGACGCCGAGGTGTATGACATTCGACTGGAAAGGGGGATTCGCGCGGTCGTCTGGTT contains:
- a CDS encoding CusA/CzcA family heavy metal efflux RND transporter — its product is MFNWMIQKSLEKRFHVVLASFVILAAGIYVAYQAPIDIFPELTTPMVTIMADVHGLAPEEIESLVAFPIESAMNGATDVRRVRSSITMGMAFIWVEFDWGTDILEARQVVTERLQSVSGSLPPHMDPPVLAPIASLMGEILLVTVTSDSLSPIDLRSYTDNVLRRRLLAIPGVAQVVPVGMQVKQYQVIARPELLLAYRVSLEELQQTLALASENTTGGLVVSGGNEYLIRGIGRATTTDELKRTVVAVRDGSPILVEHLADVQIGGSIPLGTASVNRKDAVILSVQKQPQANTMELTERIDRALTELGELAPADVRIRSDIFRQSAFIEVAIGNVLQALRDGAALVIIILLLFLANLRATFISLLAIPLSLVIAIFVLSFMGSTINTMTLGGLAIAIGLLVDDAIIDVENVYRRLRESLRKPAGERRGLARIIYDASVEVRKPIVMATFIIIAVFVPLFFLSGIEGRLLRPLGVAFVVSILASLLVAVTVVPALSYYLLAKISPKQIEHDSWLVRRLKTGYLPALQFALQRNRVIPVVALLLLLLALGTYAGFGHAFLPEFNEGSLTVIAATPPGTSLSESSEIGRMIEEIVLEHPAVVGVARRTGRGEIDEHALSSNGTEMEAKLRLDGFRKEEVLRDLRERLALVPGTFISVGQPISHRIDHMLSGTQAALAVKIFGENLSELRRVAQEVKAQMETVEGVVDLSVEPQTEVPQIHIKMNREAMAQYGVRAAELAEGIETAFGGQTVGQILEGQFAYDLVLRLSDEARADTVSLARTPFHTPTGHFVPLGELASVYRATGPNMISRENVNRKIVVQANIAGRDIGSVVEDVRERVKNNVVLPQGYYVSYGGQFESARSAGRTIVFLSALAILAILILLFSEFGNFRDALLVMVNLPLALIGGVFAIALTGGVVSIASLVGFVTLFGIAARNGILLIAHYHQLMEVDGLPLRDAIVRGSMERMSPILMTALCAGLALIPLAFGGGQPGKEIETPMAIVILGGLLSSTALNMVVLPALYLRFGRLRPPNPDN
- the polA gene encoding DNA polymerase I; translated protein: MKRLFLIDGSAQMYRAHFAFIRSPLRTSKGEITSAVYGFLTMLWNLLEKENPSHLAIVFDTPEPTFRHKAFPEYKATRQKMPDELVDQIGRLHQVLEATGLSILARPGWEADDVIGTLASRAEAEGYEVAMVTGDKDFQQLVTDKVRMYNPKSDGLIVLGPQEVEESFGVPPNKVVDVLALTGDTSDNVPGAEGIGPKTAVKLIGEYGSLEKVLEAAPTMKKSRMQEALIRDREQVLLSRELVTIDRNAPVEFEPDKLRVPPIYNPELDRLLVDLELFGLLEKIRAKYGQPTRKAEKKAERDYRTITEAAELRKLAGKWKREKPLLSIDTETTSRDPMLAELVGASFSETEGEAFYVSLEHLEGEAEPGREFVRFGERITDGVTVFLSIMAEVYENPDIPKTGQNVKYDMVVLRTYGVEVRGIEFDTIIAAYLLNPGDRSLSIDNLSREYLKLPKIPTSDLIGSGKSQLSMREVDFERVSEYACEDADYALRLTAVLKPLVADQKDVFEEIEIPLIPVLADMERAGIRLDTDLLAQMSKELDRDLGRIEEACYRLAGENFNLNSPKQLAVILFDKLKLPVQKKTKTGPSTDVDTLTALAPMHELPTKLLEYRMLAKLKGTYVDALPVLVHPQTGRVHTTFSQTTAATGRLSSANPNLQNITIRTEVGRRIREAFVAGDPDGLIVSADYSQIELRIMAHLSGDERLVNAFARGGDIHTETAALIFNVAVEDVLPDMRRAAKTVNFGIIYGQTDFGLAQELGIPRHEAHTFRENYFKLYPGVAKFMKTTIEECRERGYVETLLGRRRNIPDIQAGNRQIREFAERTAINTPVQGSAADMIKLAMIAVHRRLRTEDFAARMVLQVHDELLFEAPAGEIERLQAMVAEEMQNSLPIGVPIVVEVGSGSNWLLAHA
- a CDS encoding efflux RND transporter periplasmic adaptor subunit: MKTKTVVVERRMLHDNLRAPGELKPAGDRASEVFAPFAGVLMPDPSSGAVRHGQQVTKDQPLAMIAPSPSAENSWYELVSQYRLAKLEQERVTKLAAEGAVSNRRLEEARQSLLARQAQLQAALGGGELSDLDLENSRFIVRAPRTGVIAHHLITYSSFVPAGEALFRVVDPSVVWLEIYVAAADAPKVRNVSQAYFTVSGSERLYSTAELGGKVVAAGSVLDPETRRLPVIFELPNPDLQLSPGTVVQVHLRTQSGREAMAIPRSAIVDDDGTPAAFVQVSGETFARRLLKTGIVDGDYVEVLSGLTEGERVVSEGAYKVKLASLGASDAIGHGHAH